GCCGGCGCCGCGGCGCGTTGCCGCCGCCGCTGCCGCGGCAGGCCGGCGCCCGCCAGTGCGCGCAGCAGAATCGCGATGGTGCTGCCGTTGTGCAGCGCCGAGGCGGCCACCGGGCTCAGGAAGCCGAAGGCGGCGGCCGACAGCACCGCGGTGTTCAGGCCCACGGTGAGCTTGAAGTTGCTGTCGATCAGGCGCCGCGTGGCCAGGGCCAGCGCCTTCGCGTCGGCGACGCGGCCGATGTCGTCTTCCAGCAGCGCGATGTCCGACGCCAGGCGCGCGACGTCGGCGCCGTTGTGCATCGAGATGCCGACGTGCGCGCCGGTGAGCGCGGGCGCATCGTTGACGCCGTCGCCCACGAAGGCGATGCGGGCACCCTCGTCAGCGAGCTGCTTCAGGATGCGCGCCTTGTCTTGCGGCAGCAGGCCGGCGTGGAAGGCGTCCAGCCGCAGTTCCCCGGCCATCGCCTGCGCGCGCTCGGGATGGTCGCCGGTGAGCATGACGATGCGCCTGGCGCCGAGCCGGCGCAGCCGCGCCACCGTCGCCGCGCTGTTGGGGCGCAGCGTGTCGCTCAACGCCAGGAGTCCGAGCAGTTCGCCGTCGTAGGCGATGTAGAGCAGCGTCTTGCCTTCGCGGCGCAGGCGGTCGATCACGTCGAGGTGGTCGCGGGTGGAAACGCCTTCGTCGTCCTCGACGAAGTGGCGCGAGCCGACGACGATGCGCTTGCCGTCGATGACGCTGGCCACGCCGTGGGCGACGATGAACTGCACTTCCTTGTGGTCGAAGTGGTGCGGATGATCCAGCCGGTGCGACGCCTGCACCACCGCCAGCGCCATGGGGTGGAAATAGTGCTCCTCGACCGACGCGGCGAGGTTGATCAGGTCTTCCGGCGTGTAGCCGGCCCGCAGGGCGACGGAATCGGTCACCTTCAGCGCGCCGCTGGTCAGCGTGCCGGTCTTGTCGAACACGAAGGTGTCGGCGTCGGCCAGGCGTTCCAGCGCGCGGGCGCCCTTCACCAGCATGCCGGACCTGCCGGCCTCGTACATCGCCGCCTTGAAGGCGACCGGCGTGGACAGCTTGAGCGCGCACGAATAGTCGGCCTGCAGCACCGCGGCCACGCGCTGCCAGTCGCGCGCCACCAGCCAGGTAGCGCCGGCCAGCCCCAGCACCATCGGCACCAGGCGGTCGGCCAGGCGGGCGGCTTCGAGCTGGGTGTTGCTCTTGGCGGCGAGCGACTGCTCGACGAAATCGGCGATGCGCGCCGCGGCCGCCTGCGCGCCGACCTTTTCGGCATAGATGCGCAGGCGGCCCTCGTCGACCAGCGTGCCCGACAGCACCGGGTCGCCGCGGCGCCGCGCCACCGGCACGCTCTCGCCGGTCATCGTCGCTTCGTTGACCAGCGCCTCCCCGCCCAGCACCGTGCCGTCGACCGGGATCACCGTGCCGGTGGCGGCGATCACCGTGTCGCCCACGCGCACCTCGGCGGCATCGACCTGCACCTCGGCGCCGCCGCGCTCGACCCACACTTCGCTCACCGCCGGCTTGAGCAGGTGCTTGAGCAGTTCGTCGGAGCGCTGTTCGATCGACTCTTCGAGATACTCGCCCAGCGCGAGCAGGAAGGACGTGGTGTTAGCGGTCAGGAAGTCGCGGCGGCCAATCGAGATCGCCACCGCCATTGCCTCCAGCACGTGCGAGGTGACGCCCTTTTCGAGGAAATCGTCCATCGCCTCGCCCAGCAGCGGGATCGCCGTGCCGAACGCGACCGGCGCCTGCAGTTGCGGGCGCAGCGCGCGGGTGGCCAGCAGCGTGGCGCCGCTCAGCGCCACCGGCGCCATGCTCACCTCGCCGTTGCCCCTGCCCGGCCGTGCCGGGAGCACCGGCGGCGCCAGGCCGAGGATGGCCGCGCCCAGCGCGCCGGCATCGGTGCGCCCGGGCTCGAAGTCGATCACCAGCGCGCGCGCCGCCGCGTTGATGCGCACCTTCGCCACGCCGTCCAGCGCCGCCACCGCGCGCTCGATCTGCCTAGGTTCCCGCGGCGCGCCGGCGCGGCAGCCGTAGCGGAAGCGCACCCGGCCGCGGGTGGCATGCACCGGCTCCAGCAGCGAGAACCAGCCGCCGCCCATCATGCGTCTCCGTGGCGCTCCGCTTCGACTTCGGCCCGGATGTCGGCCATCTGCTCCTTCATTTCCTCGAAGCCGCCGGCGATGCCGGTGTAGAGCTTCATCGCCGACTTGACAATCTTGCCGCGCAGTTCCTCGTCGCTGAGCACCCAGGCCGCGGCGGCGCCGATCAGCGCGCCGATCAGGAACTGCTCGGTGTTGCGCGTGCGCAGGAAGGCCGGCATGCCCTGCAGCAGGCCGGCGTCCATGCCCGCGGCGGCCAGTCCGGCCTGGATGCCGGCCTGCATCCCGGGACCGGCGCCGAAGCCCTGCCCCTGGCCGAAACCGAAGCCGTTGCCGGCGCCGTAGGCTGCTCCCGCGGCCTCCCCGCCGTATCCGCCCGCCGCTTCGCCGCCCCAGCCGCCGCCCTGCCAGGCAGCCCCGCCGTATTGCGGGCCGCCCTGCATCGTGCCCGCCGGGCCGGCGCCGTAGCGCTTCTTGTGCTTCTTAGCCATTGTCCTTCTCCATGTCGGCCTGCGCGGCGTCGCGCAGCATTCGTTCGATGAACAGCACGCCGGCGGCGCCCGCCGCGGCCGTGAGCAGCGCCGCACCGTAGTCCTGCCGGTGCAGCGCGGCGGCGGCCTGCGCCCCCGCCGTCAGCGCCGTTCCTGCTTGCAGCGCATGGCGCAGCACCCGCTTCAGGTCGGCGGGCGAGGTCGGCGACGGCCTGTCCTGGAAGGCGGAAAGGCAGCCTCCGGCGACGAAGCCGCGGATGAAATCGCCGCCCGCGGCCTGCTGCGGCGCAGCGCCTGCCGCATAGGGGTAGTAGGGCCGGATCGGGGCAAGCACGGCGTCACTCCTGGGCAGGTTCATCGCCCGCGGGCCTGGCCGCGGGTTTCGCCGCGGCCTTGGGCGCACGCGGCGCGGCCTTGCGCGGCGCACGGCGCGCGGGCGCCTTCGCGGCGGGAGTGTCTTCGGCGGCATCCGCCTTCGCGGCGGGGGCCTCGGGCTCTGCCGCCCCGGGCTCTGCCGCTTCGGCCGCGGCGCCGGCCAGGCGCTGGCGCGCGCGCGCCGAAGCCTGCTCGATCGCCTCGAGGCTCGACACCGTGGCGTCGCGCAGCCTGTCCTGGGCCTTCTCCAGCCCTGCCTTGGCCTTGTCCGCCTTCATCAGGCGGAGCGCGACCGCGCCGGCCAGCACGCCGGCGGCGAATGGAAGCAGCGGGAACATGTCAATTCTCCTTTCGATGGCGGCCGATCCTGTTCTTCAACAGGTAGCTCCCGGCGCCCCCCGCGACCATGCCGGCCAGCATGGCGGGGTGTGCTCGACGCAGGAGCGGACTGAAGAGGCCGAGCGGGCCGGCATGCGGCCCCAGCTGGGCCAGCGCCCGCTCGAGGAAATCCGACACCGGCCCGTGGCGGACGTACGCCTGCTGCGGCGGAATGCCGCGCGCGGCGTGGTAGCTTTCCTGCGCCTGCGCATCGGACACCGCCTGGCGGAAGGCGGGCAGATGGCGCTCGAAGGCGGTCGCCTGCAGGTCCTGCAGCACGCGCCGCGCCTCGGGCTCGGCGACGTTCGCCAGCAGGTAGCCGTACAGCCGGATCTTGCCGGCCTCGCCGGCCATCGCACGCTCGCAGTTGGCCAGCCACAGCGGCGCCACCGAGGTCTGCTGCGGGAAGGGGTCCAGCGGGCGCGGAATGCCGAAGCGCTCGCACAGCGCCGCCAGCGCCGCCACCTGCTGCTCCTGCGAGCGCAGCACGTCGGCGAAGGGCGGGCGCGGGCCGAACGCCTCCACGACGCGGGCATGGAAACTGCGCGCCGCATACTCTTCGTACATCGCGATCCGCACCGCCTGGTGCAGCACGGGGAAGGGCGCGGCGGAATCGATGCGCCGGCCGCGCAGGATCAGTTCGTCATAGTTCTGCATTGCGGATCTCCCGCCACGCGTCGTGGAGAATGCGCTCGAGGATCTCCGCCGCGCCGGAATCGACGCCGGCCATGAAATCGCCCCACGCCTGCATCGGGATCACGTCGGGGTCGTAGCGCACGGTGCATGAGCGTGCGAGCAGGTTGAGCTGCACTGCATGCACGCCGGGGATGCGGTCGAGGATGTCCTGGAAGGCCCGCACGCGCCTGTCGGGCAGCTCGAAGGCCGCCTCTTGCGGCTCCAGCTTGAGCCTCACGCGGCCGCGGATGTGATGCGCGATGCGCACGCCCGCGAGGCCGCCACGCAGTTCGTCAAAGCCAGGCGCCATCCGCCTCTCCCCACCTACGGAACGGGAGCGACTGCAGGCCGCCCCGGTGACGACGGCGCCCTTCAGGCGCCCCCATGGCGGGAAACTCCCCGCCCGGTACCTGGCTTGCCGTTCCACGGCTGGCTACGCGAACCGCCCGAACGAGAAACCGCGCCATCCGCCGCCTGCGGTGCAGGCCGGCGAGAGACATCCGGTTCGTCGGGAATCGTCTGCAACATATACCCATACGGCCACCCATGCTCTGATATCGATCAACTTCCCGCAGGCTGCCGGCGCATCATCCCCTGCCGGCATCCGCATGGTTGTCGAGCGCGACGCCGAAATGCCAGCGGGCCAGCGTCGGCGCTCCGCCCCCGGCCGGCGCCACCCGCCACACGTCGCCGCCATCGCCGGTGGCCAGCAGCACATCGCCCTCGGGCAGCAGCGCGCACACCCGCGGCGTGGGCAGCACCGCGAGGGGCCGGCCGTCCCGCGCCCACAGCGCGGTGACGCCGGCGCGCGTGCAGCTCACCGCGAAACCGCCGCCCACCGCGGCGACATCGCCGGCGTAGGTGCCGCAGGCGGCGAGCAGGGCGTCGTCGGCCTCGCCGTAGCGCAGCCGCTCGCCGTCGAGCAGGGCGAACAGCGGTCTCGGCTCGCGCCCTTCGTTCTGCAGCGCGACGCCGACGGTGCCGTCGGCGGCCTGGGCGACGTGGCGCACGCTCATGAAGGCATCCGGCAGCCGGTGCTGCGACAGCAGCCGCCCGCCGGCCGGATCGAGCAGCGCCAGCGACGGGTCCATGCTGTCGAGATTGCGCTTGACGCGCCCGGTCTCGGGCAGCGTCAGGATGCCGCCGTTGGCCACCGCGAGCCGGCCGTCGGCGAGCAGCGCGACCGCATGCGGGCCGATCCCGCCCACCTCCCACAACGCAATCTGTTCCAGCGTGCGTGCGTCATGGACACCGAGCCGGCCGTCGCCGCTGTCGAGATCGGTGGCGGTGGCGAAGAGCAGGCGAGCGTCGCGGCTGAAGGCGAAATGCCCCTCGAAGCGGATGTCGTCGTCGGCGTCGAAGCGCGCCAGTTCCCGCCCGCTCGCCACATGCCAGCGGACCAGGAAGCTGCCCGGCCGCCGCGCCGCGACCACCGCGCTGCCGTCGCTGGCCGGGTGCCAGGCGATGTCGTGGCCGCGCGCGGGCAGCGCCAGGGCAGAACTCGCGGCATGCGGGCGGCCGGCATGGAAGGCGGACGGCCGTTCGGCCGAATCGCTCCAGCAGGTCAAGAGCCTGGGCGCGGATTGCGCCACGGCCGCACGCAGCGGCGGCGCGGCGAGCAGCAGGCCGGCGGCGGGCACGGCCGCCAGCAGCCGGCGGCGCAGCGGATCAGTCGCCATCGTTGTCTCCGAAGCCGATCGACACTTTCAGCGCACCGGCGACGTCGTTGCCGAGCACCGCCTGCAGCCGGCCCAGCGCATCGATGGCGGTGGCCGCTGCCGCACGCCCGCGGGCGGAGGCGAGATCGTCCGGCAGCGCGGCGAGCGCGCCCTCGGCCGCCGCCACGCGGGCATCGACCCGCCCGGCCAGTTCCAGCAGGCCGCGTCCGCGCAGCACGGCGGTGAGCCCGTACGCCTGCCCGGCACCCTGCAGGCCGGCGCGCACGCCGGCGAAGTAGGCCGCCAGGTGCGCGCGCGTCCGGCCGCTGCGCCAGGCATCAAGCTCGGGCGCGGCATTCTTGGCGCGCAGCGGCTTTTCCAGGTATTTGAGGCGCAGGGTGTCGATGCTGCCGATGAGGATGTTCACCCCATCGGTCAGCATGCGCGCCTGCTCTTCGTCTCCGGCATCGGGCACTGCCTGCGCCCACGCCGGCCACGCTTCGGCCACCGGGCGGACGGTGTCGGCCACGTCGCGCGCCACCCATTCCGCGTAGGCGCAGGCCCTGGCGTCGGTGGCGAGCGCGGCGCGGCCGCGGTCGAACAACAGGTATTCCAGCGCCGGCAGGCCGCGTGCGGTGGTGCCGACGCGCGCGGCCGCATCCGGGCTGAAGCCGGCGGCGGTGGTTTCGATCTGCGCCGGCCGCGTGGGCCAGAAGTCGACGCGGCGCAGCAACCGGCTGTCCATCGCCGGCCCCAGCGGCAGCGCCGCCACGCGGCGCAGCGCCAGCGCGGCCTCCTCCCATTGCCGGCGCGCCTGGGCGGTGGCGGCCGCGTCGCGCCGTTCGCACGATTCGTGCACCGCGTCGGCGAGCGCCTGCGAGCTTGCGGACAGATCGGCATACGCCGGCTGCAGGTAACCGCGGGCGAGACCCTCCATCCACTGCGCGGGCGCCACCACCGGTGCCGGCGGCGCGGCGTAGGCGCAGGCCGCGCCCAGCGCCAGGACGGGAACGATGCACAGGCAGCGCAGCTTCATCACAGCGACTCCAGGAAACGGATCAGGGCAGCACGCCCGGCCTTCGGCATGTCCAGCACGGCCTGCTTCGCCGCCTCCGCCTCGCCGCCGTGCCACAGCACGGCTTCCATCAGGTTGCGCGCGCGGCCGTCGTGCAGGAAGAAGGTATGGCCGTTGACCGTCTTCACCAGGCCGAGCCCCCACAGCGGCGGCGTGCGCCATTCCCGGCCGTCGGCGGCGAAGTCCGGGCGGTGGTCGGCCAGCCCCTCGCCCATGTCGTGCAGCAGCAGGTCGGTGTAGGGGTAGATGGTCTGGCGGGACAGTTCCGGCAGGCCGGGGACGTCGCCGGTGACGTGGCGCGGCACGTGGCAAGCGGCACAGCCGGCGGCGTGGAACAGCCCCTTGCCCTGCAGTACCTGCGCGTCGCGCGGGTCGCGGCGCGCCGGCACGGCGAGCGTGGTGGTGTAGAAGACGGTGCGTTCGAAGGCGCGGTCGTCCAGGTCGACGGTGGGTTCCCCGCGCCCGCTGCGCCACGCCGCCTCGCGCTGCTGGCGCTCGCGGCAGTCGGTCTGCGCGGCGGTGCATTCCTCGTGCGGGAACATCGACGAGGTGATGCCCATGTCGCCGTTGAAGGCACCGCCCGTCTGGTGGGCGACGCTGCCCACGTTGGCCTTCCAGCCGAAGCGGCCGATCACCCAGTCCTGGCGCGATGCGTCCCACACGCGGTTGGGGCGGCCGGACACGCCCTGCCCGGCCGCGGCCTGGCGCTCGGCGATCGCCAGCAGGCCGGCCTCGGGAATCGCTTCGAGCAGTCCGAGCCCGATCACCTGCGGCGCGATGCGCGGCGACATCAGCGTGCCGGGGTGCAGCGGACCGTAGGCGAGGTTGCGCAGCCGGTAGGCCGGGCGGCGCAGGCGGTAGCGCGTGCCGTCTGCGAAGCGGCCCGGCTGCTCGGTGTATTCGATGACGACCTCGGCCTCGGGCTTGATGCCGGCGATGGCGGCGTTGTTCAACTGGCCGCCGTAGGCCGGCTCGGGGATCACGCCGTCCTTGCCGGTGTCCTGGCCCGGCGCCGCCGGGATGGACAGCCGCAGCAGCAGGCCGACGGGCTGTTCGGTGCTGGCGCCCGCCTTCACCGCGGGCGGCGCGGCGCGCCCGTCCATGGCGTGGCAGCCGGCACAGGAACGGGTGATGAAATGCGGCCCGAGCCCGTCGCGCCCGGTGGTGGAGGCCGGCGCCTCGACCCAGTTCTTCTTGAAGAAGGAGTTGCCGATGAAGAATGCCGTCTGCCGCTCGACCGACAGGTTGGCGGCGGGATAGGAAAAGGCGTTGCGCCCGAAATCGTTGACGGTGGTGTCGCCGCCGGCGAGTTCCTCGCCGGGCTCGTAGCCGGGCAGCGGCGCGGCGCCGGTCAAACAAAACGCGGCGCCCGCGAGCGCCGCAACCTGAAGCAGTCTGGAACCCATGGCGGGTCGTTCTCCCGATCGATCGAAACGGGCGGCAGCGGGAAGGCCGGAACGGCGAAGCAGAACGCTCCGCCCGCCCGGCCCCGGCAGCCGCCCCGCCTTATTCCGGCAGGGCCGTGTTCAGGCGCTTGATGCCGAGCACGCGCGCCGCCTCGACGAGGCTTTCGGTCTGCGCCTTCAGCGCCACCACGGTCGCCTCGACCTTGAGCCGGCCCGGATTGCCGGCGAGGATCGCCTGGTCGAAGGGCGCCGGCACCGCCTGCGCGGCCTGCACGCTGACATCCATCTGCGCATCCACCTTGTCCGCCACCGCCTTGTCCCTGGCGGCGACCAGGTCGCGCAGCGACGGCCCGGCAAGGCGGCTGCCGTCGGCGCGCAGGAATTCGCCGCGCCACACGTTGCGAATGCCGGTGGCGTTGGCGACGATGTCGCGGTGGGTGTTGTCCGAGAAGCACGAATGCTCGTCTTCCTGGCTCTGCGAATCGAGCGCCACTTCCATGCGCTCGCCGGCCAGTTCGGCGCGGCTGAGGATGCCCAGCGCCGAGATCACCTTGGCGAGACTGGCCGGCTGCTTCACGAAGCCGGCGCGGTAGTTCTTCGCCTGCGGCGCCCACGCCTTCTCCAGCGCGGCGAGATCGGAAACCAGCAGGTCGGTGACGACCTTCAGGTACTGCCGGCGGCGGTCGGCGTTGGGCGCCGAGCCGTCCACGAAATCGGTGTAGACACGCTTGCCGGGGCCGTCGGCGCTGAGGTCCTGCCCCCACAGCAGGAATTCGATGGCATGCCAGCCGGTGGCGATGTTCTCTTCGCCGCCCTTCTCGTTCAGGCCGGACAGCGTACGCGCGTCGAGGCGGATCTTGCGCTTGTTGACGATGCCGGCATCGGCATGGCCCTGCACGGAATCCACGTAGGCTTCGTCCATCGGCCAGCCGTTGATGCGGCCTTCGGGGCCGTCCTTGCCGTCGATCGGGCCGCCATAGAAGCGGAAGGCCTCGGTCTGGCCATACCATTCGCGCGCCGCCAGCCACGCCTTGCGCGCCTCGTCGAGGCCGGCCTCGCCCGGCGCGGCGACGAAGGCGTCCACCGCGGCCTGCAGCCTGCGCGCCGCGGCCGCACTGTCGGCATAGCTCGCATGCACCAGTTCGCCATAGTGTGCCAGCACGTCGGTGACGGCCGGCCCCTTGTCGGCCCATGCAGGAAAGGCGCAAGCGGCGGCGAGCGCGCCGGCCGCGATGAACTTCAGACGCATCGATGCTTCTCCCAGATGAATACGCCGGAGCGCCGCCGCGACGCGCGGCCGGCCGCCCCGGCCAGGTCAAAATTCCCAGGCAACGCCCACGTTGGCGATGTTGCGGTCGTTGCCGCGCCCCACCGCGCCGGAGATCTTCAGCCCCTCGGCGATCTCGTAGCGCAGGCCGATCTGGCGGTCCGGCCGCGCGTGCTGCGCGCCGAAGGTTTCCACCGTGACGTGCAACTGCTCGGTCAGCGGCACGTCCAGGCCGACGCCCCACACGTTGGCGGCGTCGCCGTCGTCGTCCGCATCCACCCATTCGCGCCCGAGGTTGACGTGCAGCAGCGGGCCCGCTTCGAAGGACCATGTGAACAGGCCGGTGAGCGCCTGCCCATGCGCCGATGCGTCGCCGAGCACGCGCTCGTTGATGTACTCGTACTTCAACCCCGCAGAGAGGCCGACGTCCGACTTCAGCGGCACCCACTTGACCACCGCGCCCAGCGCGCGGATGGTCTCGGTGTGCGCGGGCTCGTGGTCGCGCGCCCGGCCGAAGTCGAATTCCAGTTCCAGATCGTCGATCGGCGCGTAGCCCACCGCCCCCTCGAAGCCGCGGACCTTGCCGTCCTTGGCCCAGCCGAACTCCACTTTCGCGCCGCCGCGGTCCAGCGTTCCGGCGTCATCCACCGCCATCGGCCGCTCGGCCCGGGCGAAGCCGGCATATGCCAACAATATCGACACCATCAGCGCGTTGCGCATCATCCCCTTGCAGTACATCGTCAGCTCCCTGAGTCGTTTTGTGCGTTCTGACACCTACAGGCGGGTGCCTCTGCACCAACGACACCGGGCAGCCGGTTGCGCGGCACGGTCTGCTGGGGAAGGCACCCACTAATGCGACTGACTCGCATTCGCGGTCATCGTAGCGCAGGACAGCAGGGCATACTTTTGCCATTCGTCAACAAGTCTGCTTGCGCAGTCGCGCAGGCAATCGCCGAACCGGGCATCGCCTTCTATGATCTGCAGATGGTCGACGATGGCGCGCGCCAGCGCCGGCGATTGCCGGGCCGGAAAGCGCGACAGCAGGTAGAGCACGGCGGCGACGGCCAGCTCGGGCTGGCAGTCGTACTGCGGGCCGTCGGCAGGCCGCGCCGCCGCGGCCTCCGGTTCGTGGCGGGCAGCCGGGTTCACAGCCGCACCGCGTAGTATTCGACGACGTGCTGGACCTCGATCGGGAACGGCACTTCGTCCGCCGCCGGCATGCGGGTGACGGTGGCCGCGCAGCCGGCCTCGTCGAAGTTCAGCCACTCCGGGCGCGCCAGCGCCGGTTCGGCGAGCGACTCGGCGGCCATCGGAATCTTCCGCCCCGTGTCGGTCAGCGCGATGCGGTCCCCCGCACGCACGCGGATCGACGGGATGTTCACCGCCCTGCCGTTCAGCAGCACGTGCTTGTGGCGCACCAGTTGGCGGGCGGCCACGGCGGTGGGCGCGAAGCCCGCCCGGAACACGAAGTTGTCCAGACGTCGCTCGAGCAGTTCGAGCAGCTTCTCGCCGGTCGGCTCCTTGGCCCGCTTGGCTTCGCGGAACAGGCGCTGGATCTGGCTTTCGGTCAGGCCGTAGTTGAAGCGCAGCTTCTGCTTTTCGATCAGTTGCACGCCGAAGCCCGACTTGCGCTTGGGTTTCTGGCCGTGCTGGCCGGGCGGATAGTTGCGCTCGCCGAGCGCCTTGCGCGACAGGCCGGGCAGTTCCGTGCCGAGGGCACGCATCACTTTCAGGCGGGGGCCGGTGTAACGGGACACTGGGTTCTCCTTCGATCGGATCGGGTTTGTACGGATGGCGGATGCGGCAACGCAGGCGCGCGGACGGCGCAGCCGGAGCCGGCACCGAAGCGCCAGGCCGCCGCGCCGCGGTTTTCTTTCGCTACTGGCAATGCCGGTTCGAGATCGCCTGGTCCAGCAGTTCGCATGACGCGGCCAGGTCCCGGTCCAGTGCGCTGGCATCGAGCCGATGCAGCAGCAGCCGCGCCTGCTGCGCGGCTCGGGGACAACCGGTGTTCAGATAGCTCGACACGTGCGCGAGCACGCCTGCGAGCATGACGGCGCATTCGGGGCCGGGTTGCGTGGCGGACACGGCGGGCTCCTGACTTATTTGCGAACGATTCTCATAATCGTTCTCATCGATCCCGAAGTCAAGCCCCTGCGCGGCGCAGCGCGCCCTCGCCTACCAGCCCAGGCCCTTGCGCAGCGCGATCAGCACGCCCATGCCGAGGATGAACGGCAGCCACGGGTTGCGCGTGCGCAGGGCGATCGCCACCACGACCACCGCCGCCAGCAGCTTGGGATTAAAGGGCACGAACCGTTCCCCTTCGAGCAGCACGTCGGGCACCACCAGCGCCGCCAGCGCGGCCGCCGGGGCGTAGCGCAGCGCGCGCTGCACCAGGGGCGGCAGGCGCCCGCGCTCGCCGATCAGGATGAAGCTGCCGCGCGTGAGCATGGTCGTCAGCGACAGCAGTCCGAAGGTGATCCACAGCCACACGTCTTCCATCATCTGCGCGCCTTCCTTTCGCCCCAGTGCTCGGCGGCGAAGCCCGCGCCGATGCCCAGCGCGATCGCCGCGAACAGCCCCAGCCGCAGCGGCAGCCCGCGCAGGAACACCGCGCCCAGCCCGCCCACCAGCGCGGCGAGCAGCATCGGGCGCGTGCGTACCATCGGCACGACCATCACCATCAGCGCGATCGTCGCCATGAACTCCAGCGACCAGTCACGCGGCACCGCGCCGGCGCCGAGCACGCCGACCAGCACGCACACCTGCCACAGCACGAAGCCGTACAGCGACGGCGCCAGGTAGCAGCCCCAGCGCCACTGCGGGTCGTCGGACTTGAGCAGCTTGTCGGACACCACCGCGAACACGCCGTCGGTCAGCAGATAGCTGCTTGCCAGGCGGCGCGCCAGCGAATAGTCATGGAAGGCGGGCGCGATCGCCGCGCTGAAGATCAGGAAGCGCAGGTTCAGCACCAGCCCGGTCACGAAGATCAGCCACAGCGGTGCGCCGGCGGCGATCAGCGGCAAGGTGCCGAGCTGCGCGGTGGCGGCGAACACGAGCAGGCTCATGCCCATCGCCTCGAGCCCGGACAGCCCGATCGAGCGCATCGCGATGCCCGTGACCACCGCCCAGGGCATCAGGCCGACCGAGATCGGCAGGAACGCGCGCATGCCCTCGCGGGCACCGCGGCGAAAGGGGGAATCCATCGGCAGGGACCGGAAAAGGAACGGAGTATATCGGCGGCGGCGGCCGGCCCGGCTTCAGTCCTTGTTGGCCAGGGCGACGAAGTCCGCCTTCTCCATCAGCCACGACACGACGAAACCGGCGACCAGCCCCCAGAACGCGGCGCCGATGTTCAGGATGCCGATGTCGGTGACCGCCACGAGCAGGCTCACGAGCGCGCCCAGCGTGAACCTGCCCGCGCCGAACGAGGCGATGAAGGCGCCCTGCAGCACGCGCAGCATGGCCAGGCCGCCGAGCACCATGATGAATTCCTTGGGCGCGGCCAGCATCAGGCCGGTGAAGGTCGGCGCCATCAGGCCGAACAGCAGGCCGAACGCGCCGAAGGTCAAGGCCGCGGTGTATTGGCGCTCCAGCTTGCCCGACGACGTCATCAGCGCGTTGCTGGGGCCGGTGAGGCAGGTGCTGACCGCGCCGACCGCGGCGCTGAGCGCGGCGCCGATGCCGCAGGCCACCGCGATGGCGTTGACCGGCGGGTCGTGCCTGGCATTCTTCAGCACCGCGACGCCCTGCCCGTTCTGCACCACCAGCACGGTGATCGCGAGCGGCACCACCAGTTCCACCAGCGCGCCCACCGACCACACCGGCGCCTGCACGACCGGCGCCACCAGGGCGAAGCTGCCCAGCGCGCCGGTGTCGATCTGTCCCAGCAGGCCGACCGCCAGCGCGCCGACCAGCAGCGTGCCGATCAGCGGCGGCATGCGCCTGGCGAGCGCCGGGCTCGCCGACAGGATCAGGAAGACGACGACCATGGGCGCGGCGACCGCGACGTTGCCGTGCAGCGCGCGCACCAGGTCGAGGCCGAAGCGCAGGAACACGCCGGCCACCATGCCCATGACGATGGGCATGGGCAGCGCCGACATCAGCCGCTTGACCCAGCCGCTGGCACCCATCACCAGGATCAGCAGGCTGGTGGCGTAGAACGCCCCGATCACCTCGGCGAAGCTCAGGTGCTGCAGCGCCGGCCCCACCAGCACGGTGCCGGGGATGGTCCAGGCGAAGCCGAGCGGCGATTTGTAGCGCCAGCTCATCGCGATGGTGACGAGGCCGTTGACGAAGAACACGCCGAACACCCACGACGCCAGCTCGGCCTGCGACAACCCGC
This DNA window, taken from Thauera sp. K11, encodes the following:
- a CDS encoding heavy metal translocating P-type ATPase produces the protein MMGGGWFSLLEPVHATRGRVRFRYGCRAGAPREPRQIERAVAALDGVAKVRINAAARALVIDFEPGRTDAGALGAAILGLAPPVLPARPGRGNGEVSMAPVALSGATLLATRALRPQLQAPVAFGTAIPLLGEAMDDFLEKGVTSHVLEAMAVAISIGRRDFLTANTTSFLLALGEYLEESIEQRSDELLKHLLKPAVSEVWVERGGAEVQVDAAEVRVGDTVIAATGTVIPVDGTVLGGEALVNEATMTGESVPVARRRGDPVLSGTLVDEGRLRIYAEKVGAQAAAARIADFVEQSLAAKSNTQLEAARLADRLVPMVLGLAGATWLVARDWQRVAAVLQADYSCALKLSTPVAFKAAMYEAGRSGMLVKGARALERLADADTFVFDKTGTLTSGALKVTDSVALRAGYTPEDLINLAASVEEHYFHPMALAVVQASHRLDHPHHFDHKEVQFIVAHGVASVIDGKRIVVGSRHFVEDDEGVSTRDHLDVIDRLRREGKTLLYIAYDGELLGLLALSDTLRPNSAATVARLRRLGARRIVMLTGDHPERAQAMAGELRLDAFHAGLLPQDKARILKQLADEGARIAFVGDGVNDAPALTGAHVGISMHNGADVARLASDIALLEDDIGRVADAKALALATRRLIDSNFKLTVGLNTAVLSAAAFGFLSPVAASALHNGSTIAILLRALAGAGLPRQRRRQRAAAPARLPVSELAG
- a CDS encoding ferritin-like domain-containing protein produces the protein MQNYDELILRGRRIDSAAPFPVLHQAVRIAMYEEYAARSFHARVVEAFGPRPPFADVLRSQEQQVAALAALCERFGIPRPLDPFPQQTSVAPLWLANCERAMAGEAGKIRLYGYLLANVAEPEARRVLQDLQATAFERHLPAFRQAVSDAQAQESYHAARGIPPQQAYVRHGPVSDFLERALAQLGPHAGPLGLFSPLLRRAHPAMLAGMVAGGAGSYLLKNRIGRHRKEN
- a CDS encoding heavy-metal-associated domain-containing protein, which encodes MAPGFDELRGGLAGVRIAHHIRGRVRLKLEPQEAAFELPDRRVRAFQDILDRIPGVHAVQLNLLARSCTVRYDPDVIPMQAWGDFMAGVDSGAAEILERILHDAWREIRNAEL
- a CDS encoding DUF1513 domain-containing protein, which encodes MATDPLRRRLLAAVPAAGLLLAAPPLRAAVAQSAPRLLTCWSDSAERPSAFHAGRPHAASSALALPARGHDIAWHPASDGSAVVAARRPGSFLVRWHVASGRELARFDADDDIRFEGHFAFSRDARLLFATATDLDSGDGRLGVHDARTLEQIALWEVGGIGPHAVALLADGRLAVANGGILTLPETGRVKRNLDSMDPSLALLDPAGGRLLSQHRLPDAFMSVRHVAQAADGTVGVALQNEGREPRPLFALLDGERLRYGEADDALLAACGTYAGDVAAVGGGFAVSCTRAGVTALWARDGRPLAVLPTPRVCALLPEGDVLLATGDGGDVWRVAPAGGGAPTLARWHFGVALDNHADAGRG
- a CDS encoding imelysin family protein → MKLRCLCIVPVLALGAACAYAAPPAPVVAPAQWMEGLARGYLQPAYADLSASSQALADAVHESCERRDAAATAQARRQWEEAALALRRVAALPLGPAMDSRLLRRVDFWPTRPAQIETTAAGFSPDAAARVGTTARGLPALEYLLFDRGRAALATDARACAYAEWVARDVADTVRPVAEAWPAWAQAVPDAGDEEQARMLTDGVNILIGSIDTLRLKYLEKPLRAKNAAPELDAWRSGRTRAHLAAYFAGVRAGLQGAGQAYGLTAVLRGRGLLELAGRVDARVAAAEGALAALPDDLASARGRAAAATAIDALGRLQAVLGNDVAGALKVSIGFGDNDGD